From the genome of Thermus albus:
CTGGTGCGCTGGATTAACGCCTGGTACGACCCGGCCAAGGCCAGGGAGGCCACGGAGGCCCTTCTGGCCCAAGGGGCGGACGTCTTCGCCTTCACCGAGGACACCCCCACGGTGATCCAGACGGCGGCCAAGAAGGGGGCCTACTCCTTTGGCCACTACACCCCCATGCTGAAGTTCGCCCCAGACCACGTGGTCTCGGGCCAGATCGTACACTGGGATGTGATCTACATGGACTTCCTCAAGAAGGTAAAGGAGGGCGTTTACACCCCTAAGAACCTGGAAAAGGTGGACTACTTCTGGCTCCTAGAGCACAAAGCGGTGGAGATGGGAGCGGACTACGGGGTTCCCATCAACCCCAAGCACGTGCCCCTCTTGCAGAAGGCCCAGATGACGGTGGGCGGGAGGAAGGTGAGCGTCCACGACCGCATCATGGCTCTGCTAAAGGATATGCAGAGCCCGAAGCCCACCTTTGACCCCTTCACCGGTCCCATCCAGGACCGGAAGGGGGTGTTGCGGATCCCGGCGGGCAAAAAGGCCACCCTCGAGGAGCTCCTCACCATGGAGTGGGCGGCCCCTGGGGTGGTGGGGGACTGGCCCGGAGAACCCAAGTAGAACCCCAGGGGCTGGGGCCAGGGAGGACTCCCCTGGCCCCGGTTCCCCTCGGCCCGACCCCGGGTGGCACCGCCTTGGGTGGGGATGCGCCTTGCGCGCGGTCCAGAAGGGCTCCCGGGAAGGGGTTGTGGGACCCTTGGCCCTGGAGGGGGATGGGGCTAGAGGGCTTGGAAAACCGCCTCCAGGATCTCCAAACCCATGGCCGCCTCCTCCTCCGTGAGGATGAGGGGCGGGGCGATGCGCAGGGCGGAAGGCCCGGCGGGAAGGAGAAGAAGCCCCTTCCTGAAGGCCAGCTCCACGGCCTTGTCCCTGAGGTCGGGCCGTTCCTCCTCGGGCGT
Proteins encoded in this window:
- a CDS encoding BMP family ABC transporter substrate-binding protein, whose protein sequence is MRRILGFLLLALGLAWAQGDKLKACFIYVGPIGDAGWTYAHDVGRKKAEAALPWLETRYVESVPEAQALPVIDRFVREGCQVIFATSFGYMEAVLEGAKKYPNVIFAHATGIKRAPNVATYMADFYQVYYLNGLAAGALSKTGKVGYVAAFPIPEVKRHINAFTLGVRAVNPKAQVLVRWINAWYDPAKAREATEALLAQGADVFAFTEDTPTVIQTAAKKGAYSFGHYTPMLKFAPDHVVSGQIVHWDVIYMDFLKKVKEGVYTPKNLEKVDYFWLLEHKAVEMGADYGVPINPKHVPLLQKAQMTVGGRKVSVHDRIMALLKDMQSPKPTFDPFTGPIQDRKGVLRIPAGKKATLEELLTMEWAAPGVVGDWPGEPK